The following proteins come from a genomic window of Penaeus monodon isolate SGIC_2016 chromosome 22, NSTDA_Pmon_1, whole genome shotgun sequence:
- the LOC119587564 gene encoding uncharacterized protein LOC119587564 codes for MFEKVVLVVACTLAVQVSSQYQDAGDPSHPEAVSRVVERLIYVPIAELLALRKRGAGMPRPDPDSRIMKRENEVPLMERLVLLRREPESGMMERESGPESDVMERESGPESDMMERESEPESNVMERESGPESDVMERQNGPESVGMLPKRFTLMDIHDLATRDAGTQSPQHESGIAERQAGPPEMDSSMMPGSNINRNEVVVSPKIMVRAKTSRK; via the exons ATGTTTGAGAAAG TGGTGCTGGTTGTTGCCTGCACGTTGGCCGTACAGGTTTCATCGCAGTATCAGG ATGCAGGTGACCCATCTCACCCAGAGGCCGTATCCAGAGTCGTGGAAAGACTAATATATGTCCCCATTGCGGAACTCCTCGCTTTGCGGAAAAGAG GTGCAGGAATGCCACGTCCAGATCCCGATTCCAGGATcatgaagagagaaaacgaggttCCCCTTATGGAACGCCTCGTCCTTCTGAGAAGGG AGCCCGAATCCGGcatgatggagagagaaagtgggccCGAATCCGACgtaatggagagagaaagtgggccCGAATCCGAcatgatggagagagaaagtgagcccGAATCCAACgtaatggagagagaaagtgggccCGAATCCGACGTCATGGAGAGACAAAATGGGCCCGAATCCGTAGGCATGTTACCAAAAAGGTTCACGTTGATGGATATCCACGATCTGGCGACTAGGG ATGCAGGCACGCAAAGTCCACAGCACGAATCCGGCATCGCGGAGAGACAAGCAGGACCACCCGAGATGGATTCCTCCATGATGCCAGGCAGCAACATCAATCGGAATGAGGTCGTTGTGAGCCCCAAAATTAT GGTCAGGGCGAAGACGAGCAGAAAATAA
- the LOC119587325 gene encoding putative uncharacterized protein DDB_G0284695, with protein MLKTEIMHAKSTAQNWHDEASRSPPDGTTPSVGNGHAKSTAQNWHDEACRSPPDGTTPSVGNGNAKSTAQNWHDEASRSPPDGTTHSVGNGHAKSTAQNWHDEACRSPPDGTTPSVGNGHAKSTAQNWHDEASRSPPDGTTPSVGNGNAKSTAQNWHDEACRSPPDGTTPSVGNGHAKSTAQNWHDKASRSPPDGTTPSVGNGYAKSTAPIRHDKASRSPPDGITRSVGNGTPSPQPKTGMMRQAEVPQMEHPPPSGMGTPNPQPQSGIMQTQAGAPQMESPSYPGQ; from the exons ATGTTGAAGACTGAAATAAT GCACGCCAAGTCCACAGCCCAAAACTGGCATGACGAGGCAAGCAGAAGTCCCCCAGATGGAACAACCCCCTCCGTCGGGAATGG GCACGCCAAGTCCACAGCCCAAAACTGGCATGACGAGGCATGCAGAAGTCCCCCAGATGGAACAACCCCCTCCGTCGGGAATGG GAACGCCAAGTCCACAGCCCAAAACTGGCATGATGAGGCGAGCAGAAGTCCCCCAGATGGAACAACCCACTCCGTCGGGAATGG GCACGCCAAGTCCACAGCCCAAAACTGGCATGACGAGGCATGCAGAAGTCCCCCAGATGGAACAACCCCCTCCGTCGGGAATGG GCACGCCAAGTCCACAGCCCAAAACTGGCATGACGAGGCAAGCAGAAGTCCCCCAGATGGAACAACCCCCTCCGTCGGGAATGG GAACGCCAAGTCCACAGCCCAAAACTGGCATGACGAGGCATGCAGAAGTCCCCCAGATGGAACAACCCCCTCCGTCGGGAATGG GCACGCCAAGTCCACAGCCCAAAACTGGCATGATAAGGCAAGCAGAAGTCCCCCAGATGGAACAACCCCATCCGTCGGGAATGG GTACGCCAAGTCCACAGCCCCAATCCGGCATGATAAGGCAAGCAGAAGTCCCCCAGACGGAATCACCCGCTCTGTCGGGAATG GCACGCCAAGTCCACAGCCCAAAACTGGCATGATGAGGCAAGCAGAAGTCCCCCAGATGGAACACCCCCCTCCGTCGGGAATGG GCACGCCAAATCCACAGCCCCAATCCGGCATTATGCAGACACAAGCAGGAGCCCCCCAGATGGAATCCCCCAGCTATCCCGGACAGTAA